From the Salvelinus sp. IW2-2015 unplaced genomic scaffold, ASM291031v2 Un_scaffold1869, whole genome shotgun sequence genome, the window GAAAAAGCATTTTAGGGGCAGTTACATCACCTAGGCTGTACATAATCCTAATGTAATCCTAATGTAATCCCAATGTAATCCCAATGTAATCCCAATGTAATCCTAATGTATGTGACCCCTGAGCATGTgtattcctcctccctccctgcaggTGCTGAACCTGCTGCTGGACCTGGACCCAGACTACCACATCGTGGACAAGCGCTATGTCAACGTGCTGCAAGTGTGCTGCCACCTGGTGGCCATGAGCTCCGCCTGCTACAACCCCTTCATCTACGCCTCCCTGCACAGCAAGATATGGCTGCACCTCAAGGGCTACCTGTGCCCTTGCCGCCGCCAGGGGCCCCCAGGGGGCCAGCTCCTCTCCCGCTGCACCTCCCGGAACCCGGCCACCTGCCTCAGCCTGCTCTCTGAGGTCCCCGCCCCCGGCAAGGAGACCCCGGGGGCCACCGGTCGAGAGTCCGACAGCACCCTCTGAGAACATCAGGAACCACAGCATGGTTTATAGGTAGGGGTCAAAAGGTGATATGCCATAGCAACAGCCATTACATATATCTCATACACGCAGTTAGAGACGACgtaggagcagggaggagggggagaatgaggagaggcagagagacagtggGACAGGGGGATCAGACTTCTCTGGAGACCGTCAGCCCTCTGGATCGTTCATTCTATTTGCCTTGGGTGTCACTACAGCAGCCCTGCTGCCAAGGACGATGAGCAGGTCCCACATCTTCTGTGAGGCAGAGCGTGTAAACACTGTTGGGACCTTGGGCTGGGATGCAGGTCTGGAAAGTGGCAGAGGGGGGTGATGACCCTGCTCTGAACTCCTCACTCTCCAAATGGATTACACACACGAAACAGAGGAGAGCAACAGGGCACAAACAGTCCGCAAGGATAGCTCACTCTTTTCCGTTGTTCCCTCGTTCTACTCTGCCTTCGCCTGATTATGACGTTTcttactttctctccctcttcttactCTCTCTTGATTCCTTTTTCCAATGTATTTCAATGCATGTAGCTTTACTTTTATTttgattcctctctctctccttttctctctgtccccctttcCCTAGCTCCCCCCCATCTTGTCTTTCTCTGCCTGGGCCATGGAGCGATTCCCCAGCCCAGTGCTAGTTAGGTGTGTTGGAGTATCTTTGAACAGGTGTTAATCCCTGCAGTCTCAAACCCAATCAGCTCCCTGGAACTCAATTAATCCGAAGCAAAGCGCTATCTGTGCAGTCACCCACTGTGATATTATGGCTGCCATGTTGACTGACAGCCCAGGAACAGCACCCAGTCTGCCAAATGTACCTCACAATTGGATTAGTTTCTTATCTGTTGCTGAGTAGCgcaactagaacacaacatacacTTTTTAACCCATTGTTATGCCACTTGCTGAACCCAGAGACACTGACTTTGAGCCTAATCAAATGGATTCATTCCCAGAGGCCCTTTCTGTTGGTGTCTGTGAATTGGTGGCCCACCCAGTGAGGAGGAGGATCTCTGTTAGTTGTTTTCAAAGTGAATTTCTCCTCCCCAAAAAAACTGGTGTTGCACAAAGCTCCTGCCATCTGATTTCCCAGTGTGTCGTGATAACAAGTGGGGTTTCAAGCCAAAATCATAACTCTGTTGTCATCTTTTGACAATATAATTTATAGCGATGGTTACACTGAGTGAAAGTGAGCTTCCTAGCTGTGGTTTCAGTGGCTGTATCAGAGGATGAAGCGTGTGTTTCTAACAGGGCTGGGCACCGGTGTCCATGTCTGTCTAGTTCGCTGGggttcatgtagctaacattcacaaggcctctgAGCACGCTGTCACTGACTCACTCTAGCACACCACCCACTGTGTCAAAGTCCAACAAGAACACTGGGTTTGAATGGCTTTAATTGTGATCTGTATGGATGTTTGTGTACGACCAGATATCAAACTGACTTTAAAAACAGACTGCCGCTGTTAAGTGtgagcaaaatgttttttttttttttttcaatcttcaaAATCAAATATAATGGAAAAGGCACAGGGGTTTTGAATGAACCTCCTTTAAACAAATAGATCATGTAGGTTTTGAGTAATACACCgtgtcacacatactgtacacacatccgAAACAATTACTTGCAGCGAATGCATGCCTGCAGTTTCACACATCCCTGTTACACACACAGTGTTTCTGTTCCTTCTCTGAAGAGCCACCTGTTCTACCCTGCCTCATTGTTGGCATCACCTTGGTTTCCTGTATGAGGTTCAGAGGCATCATGCACATAGGGGGCACAAGGGCAGATTTTTCCTGTTGatttatttttcagatgttaaatGAATTACTGAACAAAATGTTTAACCCCACATTTTCtcataattatttataaaaaagaATCTGTCAGCCGTATTTCGCAGAGAGGGCACAATGACTGGACCAGGCaaacagtacaccccccccccctcccccattctACCTAGTAAATGGTTCCTTCCAGggttaaatcaaattgtattagtcacatgtgccgaatacaacagtgaaatgcttacttacgagcccctaaccaacaatgcagttaaaaaaaagagtaagaataagaaactaaagtaacaagtaattaaagagcagcagtaaaataacattagtgagactatacacaggggggtaccggtacaccaCAGAGTAAAGATAGGCTCGGCAGGACGGTAAATACTGTACTCTAGTACagtggtattcaactcttaccctacgagttCCGGAGCATGCTgggtttctgttctacctgatcattaattgcacccacctggtgtcccaggtctaaatcagtccctgattagagggggacAAATTTCTTTGAAATACAATTGAACTGGCTTCAAAGTCCAGAGGTGAGTTTGAGGGCTCTAGTGCATGCAGACAGTATCGtcagtagaggaggagagagagtgtcgaGTGACACACACAGCAGTTGATTTGATTGGCCGGTGATGACCAGGACTTGCAGGAGGTATGTTAGTACATGAATTTGATCAAGCCACGTAGActattgattccttcttgataaatatataaagatttttttttgtttgtttctctgtatTACTAGCCACCTATCATTTTTTTGCCAGCTAGCTATGTTCTCAATCTCATAACCAGCTACCAAGctatttcaggctatcaatcaagttggagtagcttgtctaactatcttagctggcatgcctgctggcaaggttgttTGACTAAAGAAAAGCAAGCAAATGCTAAATGTACTGAACAACATTCACATTCCTCTTTTACCctgattattttttgttgttgcagagaTGCAGAaaaagcatatttagtttcttttaaaaaaaataaccaccgGTCAGGAACATACTTAGTTTAAATGTGATCTGACAATTTATGATAATATCAGATTATTTGTGTATTAATTACGATGCCATGATATGTGCCTGTATTTATGATGTATGTCATGATCCCAtgtactgtgttgtaatttggatgTAATATCCTAGGCATGTTAGTGCAGTATATTGAGATGTGGGATTTACAACAGTCAAAATGACACCCTCATTGAAATGACAATTGAACGGGTAAAGAGGTATGCTGAAATAACCTGTGCAgaagaatatattttttaaatagaattAGGCATAacgattatggctctagattgcaggaagaagctgtttcaggtgtttaaaAAATGCAAAATGCTCCAACTTACCGCCTCCTCCATCCTCCGAAAATAATGTCTGCATGACGCACGCCCCTCATCCTGTTTGTTCGCTAATTAAAAAGACTGTGAAATCAtacatgtgaagaaaaaaaactctgttCTTTTTTTGTCTATTTCATTCGTCAGGttttcacatacacacagacaaacaattaAATATGCACATCCACCAATAGCAACATGATGTAGCTATTTAGAACAGTAGCAGTGACAAGTGTCACAGGAAGTGGCTCTAAACAAAGGGCAGAGGAGTGAGATGGGCCTGTAATGCCATGGtgctaaatgtgtgtgcatgctaaTTTATTTCATTTATCCTATCTGGCAACCATTACAGTAATGGGATTAGAAAGCCTGGATATAGCTTGTCTTTCCCAGGAGCAGCAGGGCTCAACACAACAGCAGCAGTTTCAGCTAATGGCCTTATGAAGATAAGTGTATAGTCTATGGATGAACCCTAGGGACAGAGCTCTCTCCCGCTGGCGCCAGCTCCCCAGATAAGTCccttctccctgtgtgtgtgcgtgcatgtgtggcaTGTAGGGAGGGACTGAGTCACATGACCTTTATAACACGGACATGCATTGCAATTAGGGCTATCTAATCAAGTTAACCGcaggatttgctgtgattaatcGCAAATTCTAAATGGTCTCACATTGAGCtgtcatttaacttttttttttaatagaaagaGAAGTACGAGAATATTAGGCGAGTGGCCAACCCTCAAAATGAGCTTTAGTTTTTGAGATACCCTTAACCGACgtacaacaaaacacattttaatgcAAAAGTGGTTAAATTAATAGATATTTGGATGTACCACCTAAACTCAAAATGTGCAGAATATCGTGTGGTTGGAGAGGGGTGGGCTACATAAAATCATGTAACCCAATTAAACAAGCTCTGATATTGCTAAAATGTGAAATACAAGTAGTCAGTTGTCTTCCcttcatacacaaacaaacattaggATATCTTAATTCATCttggaaatatagacctgtaaacacagaGATATAATAGGTAGAAACATCAACTATGGAATATTTATAATTTATGTAAGCTTGTCTTTTTGGTAGCTGAGTAATAGACAACTTTCCAAGTCATATTTGCTCTCATTCAGTGCTGTATGGTCCTGCTCACAAAAAAACgtgctctggggcaggtttttatcaaggatctctctgtactttgctccgttcatctttccctcgatcctgactagtctcccagtccctgcctctgaaaaacatccctgcagcataatgctgccaccaccttgcttcaccgtagggatggtgccaggtttcctccagacatgatgcttggtaAGATggtaagatggcgccgacagacatgccagctctgtttctagctcctaagcaactttgcagtattacattttttgtgtgtgttacttCTTACATTatagcccagaacgttttttgtgttattacatcaaataacttttggatatcaaagaggcggtaactcaccagcattacgactaggaatacgactttccgaattggatcctttgttcgtaccccccagggcaatttaacttatcaAAGAGGCTGCTCCAGTACGCCGACGGCGGAGAAAAGTTATTCGGAGTTGGtcaaggtaggaaacaacacctccacttcactgatcctcaacacaggagccccacaagggtgcgtgctcagtctcctcctatACCCCTATTCACCCGTGACTGgatggccacacacgcctccaactagGCTTGATcaacaacaatgacgagacagcctacggggaggaggtgagggccctaggagtgtggtgccaggaaaataacctctcacccaacgtcaacaaaacaaaggagctgattgtggacttcaggaaacagcagagggagcacgcccctatccacattgacgggactgcagtggagaaggtggaaagcttcaagttcctcggcgtacacatcactgacgatctgaaatagtccacccacacagacagtgtggtgaagaaggcgcaacactgcctcttcaacctcaggaggctgaagaaatttggcttggcccctaagaccctcagagacttttacagatgctcaattgagagcatcctgtcgggctgtatcaccgcctggtacagcaattgcaccgcccgcaactgcaggtctctccagagggtggtgcggtctgcccaacgcatcaccaggggaccactgccctccaggacacttacagcacccaatgtcacaggaaggccaaaaagatcatcaaggacatcaaccacccgagccacggccttttcaccccgctatcatccagaaagtgaggtcagtacaggtgcatcaaagctgggaccgagagactgaaaaacagtttctatctcaaggccatcagactgttaaatagccatcactagccgactACCGCccggctactcaaccctgcaccttagaggccgcttccctatgtacatagacatgaaatcactggccactttaataacggaccactagtcactttaataatgtttacatactgttatcCATTACACTCCACTCctgctcatggctgggtttcccgtCGCAATCCGTGGCagttgcaagtcctgccacatccgacgagcatcagtgCCGGCGTAGTAGATTTCGATCTTAGTCCGGTATTGACGCGTTGTCTGTTTAATGGCTCATCGGAGGTCGTAGTGGGATTTCTTGTAgcgtccttgaaagcggcagctctattctttagcctgtaatccatggcttctggttgggatatgtatgtacagtcactgtggggacgacgttgtcgatgcacttagtagtgaagccggtgactgatgtggtaaactcctcaatgccatcagatgaatcccggaacatattccagttctGTAGCTTatcatccgcttcatcggaccacttcccaATTgggcgcgtcactggtacttcctgattgagtttttgcttgtagagagagctttgtgtgtgtttcGCCAAAGTATCGCGGAACATCAGTGTTCAAATTTTAgaagtaatttccgattgagccgacatatgcagtgtttaccgtgaatgcagtctctgcgaccacgggaacattgccttttaattgtcaaccctgttacaaaACGGATCTTCAGTGccacggattgaatagagcccttaaagTTGATATCTGTATAAGGTGAAAGAGCGCCACTGTTCACCCCAgcgcctttgttattgtttttgttttgttgatgaaatgAAAAGGGGGCATCCAGCATTGCGGTAAAAGGGACAAAAGAGTGTTCGATGTTTGAAGTaaactttgttgttgtaatatcgaaaacagacatggcagtttcaccaaCTACAAATATCATTTTCAAATCGGCCTACTTTATTCTCCTTTTCTTTACACCTATACTCCAACGTTTCAATTTCCTCCCGTGTTAAAAACACTTCTAATTTTCACTATAACACACattggaacaccaactgtgaGAGTGGTGTGGCAGGGAATCTGTCAGTTGTTACTGGTATGTTCATAGTAGCTGCTCCATACCACATTTAGCAGTAATGGAAGATGTGGCACTGAGAGACAATAGATTCGCTTTTAGCTTGGATCTGAAGTACTCATCTTTTGtgatttctgttttctattttctcctCCTCTAAGAGCTTAGTGCTTCGTTGTATCTCACACGGGATCCGTGTGGGGTACAATATATCAATGTTTAAGGGAGCTTGTCATTGATAGTACCAACACACACTGTAAGACCATGATGTTCTTCAGTCACAGGGTGAGGGAACGTTTTCCACATTCGTAGCTGAAAGCAAATGCCTTGCTGTGCTTTCTTCCTGTAGTGCAGCAATAAGATGTCATTGTTTTTACAAGGGTTGAAACATTTGTGGAACATCCCTGCTTTTCCAGCAATCCTGGTAGGAGGAtttatttattgaaagttccacaaattttgcaaccctaatatTTCACACAGATCTGTGTGAAGTGAATGGGACAAGTGTGTAGGCTTCAAGGAGAGCTGCGGAGAACCTCGGATGAACATGATCAACAGTGTGTATACAGGTGTGTATGCAAGCCATAGTTGATATGAGAAGACTTGAGGATACGTAAGGGGGCGAGTGTCTTCAAGCAtacaggcgcgcacacacacacacacaaaacatgcatATCAGGGAGATTATCATAACTGTTTGTTCCACAGTGCCTAGCCCTTGATAGTGTTTTTCAAACTGCTCATTGGTCAAGTGTTTTCTATACATACAGCCATTTTATGTAGCATTATCATATACAAGCTTCAGCTGCCTTagtctctcgtggacagatgaaATGGCGAGAATCTTTCAAGGCTCACATAGAATGATGTGATTACAAGCAGTAGCTCCTGGTTTTGGGTTTTCATCATTGATTATTTGGACTAATCACAATTaggtggtacggtctgcccaaagtcaaaattggctatatcgtaaaaattcctTTTTTGCCATGATAAACACAGGTTAAATTAGCAGAAGGGAGGGGTTTGGCCTAGAGTTTCCATTTGCTAGGGAGAAGACTTCACTTCCTCCATTTGCACAAAGGTAATCACAATTGTTAATGGAGTTTCCCCCCAGAAGTGAAACAGTAAATTACAAACTTTCGCAAGATCATTTTTACTTCTGGGTAACCCAGAAAGGGTTAAAGTCACATACTCATTTGTTAGCATCATTTTACATCTATCACAGGTTGAAAACTCCATACATCTAGGCCATTTCTGCTTGAGTGCTAGAGAGCTGCAGTAATTGATTATAAAATAACATTATATTGCTACAGTTCATGCATAATTTAGCACATTGCTTTCACAAATGGTACACATGGAAATAAGGGTTTAGGTAATCTAATACTCTTCCATAATTTGATGAGATCTATCAAGGACCCTTAGACAGAGGAAATTGGTTTTCAATGAGGCGCTGTCTTTATAAAGATCCTAGAATTACATTTTGTGTTTGAAAACAAAACTCACTAATGCAACATACATAATTCATACATACATAATAGTAGTTTCCCGGACGCAGCTTTAACAAACCGAGCAAGCAGAAACCGGACCACTCCAATGGCCTTTTGAGAAATAGGACCTCGTTTACTATCTTGAATTAGTTGTATTTCTGAAGAATGTTCAGTCTCCAAAAATAACACTGTCTGCATATCTTTCCTTGGCATCATGTTCAACAAGGCTCTGGCACTGAGACAGACCAAAAGTCATTCAGTGAGGTAAAGAGAGGAAATTACAATGGAAATTACTATTTTTTTGCTCTGTGAAACTACCTTATCGTTATCTCTAAGAGAAGGGGGCTTCCTTCTGTAAACAGGCTGTTCCCAGCCCTCATGAAACCAATTCAATATGACAGATAAATCTGTGCTTTTCAGCGCGTCTCATTTCAAGAGTTTGGTCCCCGTGAGCAGCTCAGAATCAGAGCAAGCATTCACGTCGTAGCCCACTGTTCCCACCAGTAAAATGCCAACCACTCAGCCTGCTACCGTATCGACGGGCACAGTGGGAGCTTTATTGACAAGCAGCATGCTATCATGTGAATCATTAAACACCAATCCACACATAGCAAGATAACCTGCCATTTGAATGCTGTCTCTCTTTAAAACTCTCTCCACTGTCAGCGCTAAGGAAGGTCACAGAAATGCTTGCCACCGAGAAGCGATTATTGAACCCTCCTTTTGGTGACAAAGAATGTGGCGGCCGATTGTGTTCCAAAATCATTTGAGTCTGGACTCTGTCTGGAACCTGGCCGTTCCTGTCAGATTTAGCTAAAACTCTTCTCTTCTCAGCTCTTATCATCTGATCGGCACTGTCACTACATCTCATTTTCATTCATGCAAACACCGTTATATTGGATTGTAGTAAATTATTTCATTACAAACTTTCCTTCTCACCGCTGGTTATTGGATTTGCTCCATGAGACCTACTGATATTGGCTTATGACCGTTTTCTTCCAGATAATCAAGCAGCACTGATATGACCTTGTTTGGGAGGGATGTTCAAATAAACGGTTTCGAAAGCCGTGGATAATTGTCCATCCCTCTCTGTAACTGCAGCAACAGAGACAAAACATTGCTGGCCGTTATAATTATGGCATGTGGGGCGGTCTGTGTTACCGTCTACTGATTATGGACAATGTGGCTGTTTTAATTACGGCTCATTTTACGTTATGTTAGCTGTCAGCGAGGCTGGATCGGAGCCGTGCCCTCTGTGAGCCATATCGTCTCCCGAGTCTTCTGTTAGGCTTTCCTCATCAGCACCAGAGAGCTCTTATCCAGAATGTAAGGATCAAAGGGACCATCAATAGGATAGGAACTATGAGCCCCACAAATACCCCAACCCCCACCCGGGAACAGAGGGACTACAGTAAGTCCCATCCCCACAgctgcatcaatcaatcaaatgtatttataaaacccttcttacatcagctgatgtcacaaagtgctgtacagaaacccagcctaaaaccccaaacagcaagcaatgcaggtgtagaagcacggtggctaggaaaaactccctagaaaggccagaacctaggaagaaacctagagaggaaccaggctatgaggggtggccagtccttttctggctgtgccgggtggagattacaacagaacatggccaagatgttcaaatgttcatagatgaccagcagggtcaaataataataatcacagtgattgtcgagggtgcaacaggtcagtacctcaggagtaaatgtcagttggcttttcatagcggatcattcagagtatctctaccgctcctgctgtcactagagagttgaaaacagcaggtctgggacaggtagcacgtccggtgaacaggtcagggttccatagctgcaggcagaacagttgaaaatggagcagcagcacagccaggtgaactggggacagcaaggagtcatcaggccaggtagtcctgaggcatggtcctagggcttaggtcctccgagagagagaaagaaagagagaaagagagagagaattagagacagcatacttacattcacacaggacaccggataagacaggagaaatactccaaatataacagactgatcctagccacCCGACACAAAAACTACTGCAGTATAAATACTGGCTGCTGAGACATTacgggtcgggagacactgtggccccatccgacgataccccaggacagggccaaacaggcagcaTATAgccccacccacttgccaaagcacagcccccacaccactagagggatatcttcaaccaccaacttaccatcctgagacaaggccgagtatagcccacaaagatctccgccacggcacaacccgagggggggcgccaaccgaCATAAATCAGCATCACACTACTTAATTAAAGCAAGGGTCTACAGTGATCTCTCATGTTCAAACATTTGTTAAAGAGCTGTACTGACTAAGTGTCTAAATTGATGAGGAAGTTCATTTTTTTCCAGCGCTGGATTTTTGTTctcttatttttatattttaccttGATGGACTGAGAGGGGAACTGATTTGTCCGATAATGGAATTGTACATGGAAACGTAAGAACAAATATACACATTTGGGTAGCTTCCTTTTATGTTTATTGGGTGAACATTTGTACAACATGTCTTCAATGTCCAGTACTGTATTTTCTGTGATTTCAACACCCGTATTGTATATTACATCGTTTTTAGttttggatatacagtatatgaaattGACAAATGTTCTTCTGATTTATGTCAGTCCACAAACAGGCAAATTAGAACAAGAAGGTTCATTTGTAAACCAAGCACATATCAATACAAACCTGTGGCAGGCCTGAAGAGATTCAAGGGCCCTTCAAGCGGAGCAATCCTGCAACATAAAGCCAGAACAGACAGCTTTTGAAAGGATTTTCCATACCAATGAGGACAGGCATTAATAGAAAGCTCCAATTAAAGAACACAATACCCATCCTCATCACCAAGCAGAATGTTAGAAGAACTTCACAAAGGCTTTTCTTTGAACATTTTAAAGACAACCTGATTGACTGATTGTCCATGAAAGTGGGTTGATATGAAAGAACATGTTATTGAAGTCACACAGAACAAACATGCCGTCCAATTTACAATGTGCACGGAAGGGATTTACTGCAATAGATGAAGGGCATAAATACAACAAACTGTAACTGTAttcagttacgttaccagcaaagaTATAGTAATCAGATTACCGATACCCTTGAAAAACATGATTACttagattacttttaaattcagacacCTTATGACAGCATTCTGTTTTCTcagtgacattcaattcagcattggaAAAAGCATccgtttgttccacctgagcgagtcagagaccactatgatgacacaccaaatgcattgGATGGAtcttttttgtcttcttctaatgcctcttaaagggaaggcaatccaaaagtaactgaaagtgagtttgggtaatccaaactgatactgattacaattttggacaggcaactagtaactgtaattgattacatttagaaagtaacctgcCCAACcctctacacaaacacacacagtatgtaaTCAGATCAGACTTGTAATATGTGTGTTCCATGGTTCAGTGGAGaggggactctctctctccctctgaccctGTTTGTTCCCACAGAAGCACAGTCTCATGTCCTCCCTCACCCCGTTACTGACCAGCACATACAGCACTGGGTCCACCACACTGTTCAGGCTGGACAGGGCCAGCGTAAACGAGAAAGGGAAGTGCATTTTCTGCTCAAACTGACAGTACATCTTTTCGTccatgtggtagtagtagtaggccaGGGAGCGGGTCAGCAGGAGGAGGTGGTAGGGGGCGAAGCACACAGAGAAAATCCCGATCACCCCGAAGGACAGCAGCCGTACCTTCCTCTTAGCCTGCTCCCCCAGCCCCTCGCTCTGCTTCACCTGGCCCAGGATCCTCCAGTAACAGAGCCCCAGCACCAGCAGGGGCAGCAGGAAGCCGATGCCCACCCGCAGCAGGTTGAACAGGGCCACGGGCTGCGGCATGGGGTAGGTCTCGTAGCAGCGGTCCTGCGCGTCGTCGTGGGCGTCCTGCAGGTTGTCTTTGAACAGCACCAGGCCGTGTCCGGACATGACAGTCACGCACACGACCAGACAAAGCACCCAGGCGTAGCGCACGTTGCGAAAGGCTTTGGTCCTTAGGGGGTAGGTGACGGCCAGGCAGCGGTCCACAGAGATGCAGCACAGCAGGTAGATGCTAAGGTACATGTTGGAGTAGTAGAAGAAGCCGGCCACGCTGCAGGAGAGGCTGCCCAGGCTCCAGTGGTGGTCCCGGTGGTAGTAGTTGATCCAGAGAGGCATGGTAAAGATATAGAGTAGgtcagacagggacaggttgagCAGGAATACCCCCAGGGCGTTCTGGCTGCGGACCTGCTGGACGATGGGGCCAAGGGTCAATAGGTTAAAGGCCAAGCCCAGGATAAAGGCCAGGATGTAGATGCCCATCAAGAAGTCACTGATAGGGCTATTCGAGATTGTCACGCAAGTCAAGTTGAAGTTTGTTTTATCCATCTGTTCCTCTATCTTTGTTCAGGTCCAAACTGGAGTAGTTCCTGAAAagacaaacaaatcaaatcaaaatcaaatcaaatgtgctgaatacaacaggtatagaggtcctggatggcaggaagcttcaccttacagtgaaatgcttacttacgagcccctaaccaacaatgcagttaaaaaaaaatatggataagaataagaaataaaagtaacaagtaattaaagagcagcagtaaaataacaatagcggagtatatacaggggg encodes:
- the LOC112072268 gene encoding G-protein coupled receptor 4; this encodes MDKTNFNLTCVTISNSPISDFLMGIYILAFILGLAFNLLTLGPIVQQVRSQNALGVFLLNLSLSDLLYIFTMPLWINYYHRDHHWSLGSLSCSVAGFFYYSNMYLSIYLLCCISVDRCLAVTYPLRTKAFRNVRYAWVLCLVVCVTVMSGHGLVLFKDNLQDAHDDAQDRCYETYPMPQPVALFNLLRVGIGFLLPLLVLGLCYWRILGQVKQSEGLGEQAKRKVRLLSFGVIGIFSVCFAPYHLLLLTRSLAYYYYHMDEKMYCQFEQKMHFPFSFTLALSSLNSVVDPVLYVLVSNGVREDMRLCFCGNKQGQRERESPLSTEPWNTHITSLI